The genomic region CTTTTTCTATGCAACTCTTGAACACTACGTCCTTTATACCACGTATAACATCTTAACTTTACGTGCCTTTTTAAATGAGGATGTTTCATAGACGACACAAAAACGGGTTTTAAAGTTTACCTCTTCAAACTACAGAGCTTTTTTCATCCTTTTTCCATGAATAGCTTTAAATGTAATTTTTCTCTCACACCGTAAACAAACTTCTTTTGCGTAAACTCAATAGGCAAAATAAAAAACACTGCCCATAGAAAACACACACTATGGATAATTATACGCATTTTAATCAAGATACACTGAATTAATGCGATGGAAAATATTTATCTACCAAAGCATAAATAATGGCTGCTGTTTCAATATCCAAAATCCCATCATAATTTTCTTGACGAAAATGAAGCTGAAATGCTCGGATCAAATTCTTATATCCAATTTCGGTACATGCAACTGAAATATCGTATCCATAACATTTCAGTTTGGTCAAAATATCTTCTTTAGTTGGAAAACTCTTACAAAACTGTTCTTGATAATGACCCTTTCGTTCATCATCATACCATGCCCCTATGCCAGCCATATAAAGTTCTTTCCACGGGAAAGCTGCTCCTGGATCACTCTTTCTTCCGATAGCAATATCACTATGTCCAACAACATCGGTAGGCATAATATCTGGATACCTTTGAAGAATATTAAGTGCGAGTTCCTTAACTGCATCAATTTGCGTTGGATTGTAAGAAGGAAAAGTAAAACCACGATGATTATAAGTAACTAAATTAACTTTCTCAAGCTGCAAAGCTGTACCATTCACATCACTGCCTTCAGTCCATAAACAAACATCAGTCTGCAATTCACTTTCATCTTTATTAACTGGATTTAAAACGCGTACATCTTTTAAAATTGCTTTAACATAAGCCTGCTCTGAAAAATCAGTATCTCCATTCGCTAAATTAACTATTTCAATTCCAATGGATGTATCATTTAAGTTATTGCGTCCAGCCCATGAACTCATACCCGCATGCCATGCACGCTTATTTTCATCAACCAAATTAAAGATACGCATATCCTTAAATCCTGCTTCAATATAGGTCTTCTCTGATGGATCGGGGACAAGATAGTGGGCACTAACATTCTCTCCTGTAAGAGCCATGACTGACTCTTTAAAGTCAAGTGAAGTATAATGCATCACAAGAAAGCGAACACGACGATTAAAGCTCTTGATAGAACGATAACTGTTGTAATCAATCTGATACATAAAAATCCTTCCTTTTTGTTAGTTTACAAGTACCATTGCACATAACAACAGAGTGTACACAAAATAAAATTAAGGCGGTTTTTAAAAACTTTTGTACTATATTCTAACATTTAACTTAAAATTAGCTCACTCAAAGCATCAGAGCTCTTACTCAACAATCAATACAGATTTTCAAAATCTCTGCACACAACATCCATAAAATAATTCTGAAAACACTTATCAGCCTCTGAGTTTACTATCTTCCTCAAAAATATCTAAAAAATTATCCATCAAGAAACGAATACAAGCATAATAAAATCACTGACCACATATTCCTTGATATTTTGCACATAAAATAACCCTTCCTTTGTATGTATTAAGTAATACACAGCCAGAGACCACCGCACACAAGCTAAAGCACCTAACCATCATTCAGTAGTGCTAAAACATTAAAAGGAACTTTTATGATATTTTTGTGTCAATTGACTGACAACTAAATTAACAACACATATTTTTGATTAACTTTTTGCAAAGACAATTCTTCAAAGAAATTGGAAAAATCTTTCTCTACAGCTGAAAATAAACAGGATGTCTTCTTATTTTATTATAAAGAAGTTTTTTCTGAACTTAATAAAAACAATCTTGAA from Bartonella birtlesii IBS 325 harbors:
- a CDS encoding N-acetylmuramoyl-L-alanine amidase, translating into MYQIDYNSYRSIKSFNRRVRFLVMHYTSLDFKESVMALTGENVSAHYLVPDPSEKTYIEAGFKDMRIFNLVDENKRAWHAGMSSWAGRNNLNDTSIGIEIVNLANGDTDFSEQAYVKAILKDVRVLNPVNKDESELQTDVCLWTEGSDVNGTALQLEKVNLVTYNHRGFTFPSYNPTQIDAVKELALNILQRYPDIMPTDVVGHSDIAIGRKSDPGAAFPWKELYMAGIGAWYDDERKGHYQEQFCKSFPTKEDILTKLKCYGYDISVACTEIGYKNLIRAFQLHFRQENYDGILDIETAAIIYALVDKYFPSH